The Glycine soja cultivar W05 chromosome 8, ASM419377v2, whole genome shotgun sequence genome has a window encoding:
- the LOC114424311 gene encoding nicotianamine synthase-like, whose product MAAFQSINNIETQQIPPELLISQIMQLHASISKLESLRPCKQVNSHFTHLVKLCTLPSTIDIEALPKEVQDMRDSLINLSGHAEGLLELEFSTFISLTPEPMKNVTLFPYYGNYVKLANMESKILKENGVLSPKKVAFVGSGPMPLTSIVMATHHMESTHFDNFDIDEKANEVARKIVASDSALEKRMKFETQDVMEVRERLGQYDCIFLAALVGMSREAKVKILGHIRKYMKEGGTLLVRSAKGARAFLYPIVEERDMVNFEVLTIFHPTNDVINSVVLLRKPKA is encoded by the coding sequence ATGGCTGCTTTCCAAAGCATCAACAACATTGAAACTCAACAAATTCCACCAGAGCTCCTCATATCTCAAATCATGCAACTCCATGCAAGCATCTCCAAGCTTGAATCCCTAAGGCCATGCAAGCAAGTCAATAGTCACTTCACCCACCTAGTGAAGCTTTGCACCCTCCCTTCAACCATTGACATCGAAGCCTTGCCCAAAGAGGTGCAAGACATGCGTGATAGCCTCATTAACCTAAGTGGCCACGCCGAGGGGCTCCTAGAGCTCGAATTCTCGACCTTCATAAGCCTCACACCTGAGCCAATGAAAAATGTAACCCTATTCCCTTATTACGGGAACTATGTCAAGCTAGCCAACATGGAGAGCAAAATCCTCAAAGAAAACGGGGTTTTGAGCCCTAAGAAAGTGGCCTTTGTAGGGTCAGGGCCAATGCCACTCACCTCCATCGTCATGGCCACTCACCACATGGAATCCACACACTTTGACAACTTTGACATCGACGAAAAGGCGAACGAGGTGGCACGAAAGATCGTGGCTTCGGACTCGGCCCTCGAGAAGAGGATGAAGTTTGAGACACAGGATGTGATGGAAGTGAGGGAGAGATTAGGGCAATATGATTGCATCTTTCTGGCTGCGCTTGTGGGAATGAGTAGGGAAGCAAAAGTGAAGAttttgggacatataaggaagTATATGAAGGAGGGAGGGACTTTGCTTGTGAGAAGTGCAAAAGGGGCTAGGGCTTTCTTGTACCCTATTGTTGAGGAACGTGACATGGTGAATTTTGAGGTTCTTACCATCTTTCACCCCACAAATGATGTGATCAACTCAGTTGTTCTTCTTCGCAAGCCTAAAGCTTAA